A window of Chloracidobacterium sp. N contains these coding sequences:
- a CDS encoding tetratricopeptide repeat protein — MAFFSRSFDREKTLKQAEKHAQQGKLEAAIKDYELVARTDPKDVTIANILGDLYQRVNRTQEAAGRFAMVAEHYVRQQQLPQAIALYKKIIRLQPDQPEYSLALGNLHRKQGMVADAKQDYRSAAEAARRNGAPETLISALRELAKLDPGDGRVKRELAEAHLRSGQRTDAFEQFLAAGTALRRQQDWEGSLGAYDRALSIRPDSTSALGGYAETCIAAGQALLGYECIRQQISQTPNNLELAVVLGRAYLQGGELDAAEATFDRLFAIDQSRFEHRLEVAEACVQREAFDRAVHIIRSLLNLILDRGQKKRATAILRSILERQPNHIPTIECLAQVYEQSGEKRKLASTLDLLSQAYLDAGREADAIRTLEQAIRHQPSRKARQRLEALTGHKADDPAAAAAMSFPEGFESPSAAGYYDRLTAGATSPAGTTPSVERTETTSGEYSIALLDSLLVQNPELMQARLTLVERMVAAQPDVLETRLQLKDLYVESGRKTDAAREAMVLAQMYQARGDADKAAELQAEAISLDPNAALLPATPQPLPVAAPLPPAIPLSFEVPGGLANLLTGSRAAEPSGAGRLSDLLTLAQFQKLHGREWNRAARQGYPLTLCLAQLDFFASYPAAFRQPCLEVVAGLFDAQLAPAGGMAAYDPGEGFLVLIPDADAEQGRERAEHLCAAIQQKGIPHASSPHRVLTLSVAVTSDLPLFEGMPFDKFVSVLRDALAQVTTRGGNLVTVVPAAYRRP, encoded by the coding sequence ATGGCCTTCTTTTCCCGCAGTTTCGACCGTGAAAAAACCCTCAAGCAGGCAGAAAAGCATGCCCAGCAGGGCAAGCTTGAAGCTGCCATCAAAGACTATGAGCTGGTGGCGCGGACCGACCCCAAGGATGTCACCATTGCCAACATCCTGGGCGACCTCTACCAGCGGGTCAACCGGACACAGGAAGCCGCCGGGCGCTTTGCCATGGTGGCCGAACACTACGTCCGCCAGCAGCAACTGCCCCAGGCCATTGCGCTGTACAAGAAGATCATCCGGTTGCAGCCGGACCAGCCAGAGTACAGCCTCGCGCTGGGCAATCTGCACCGGAAACAGGGCATGGTGGCGGACGCCAAACAGGACTACCGGAGCGCGGCCGAGGCCGCCCGCCGGAACGGCGCCCCGGAAACGCTCATCTCGGCGCTACGGGAGCTGGCCAAACTCGATCCGGGCGATGGGCGGGTCAAGCGCGAACTGGCGGAAGCCCACCTGCGCAGCGGCCAGCGCACGGATGCTTTCGAGCAATTCCTGGCGGCCGGAACCGCCCTGCGGCGGCAGCAGGACTGGGAAGGTTCGCTCGGCGCGTATGACCGCGCCCTCTCCATCCGTCCCGACAGCACGAGCGCCCTGGGTGGCTATGCCGAAACCTGCATTGCCGCCGGACAGGCGCTGCTCGGCTACGAGTGCATTCGCCAGCAGATCAGCCAGACGCCAAACAACCTCGAACTTGCCGTGGTGCTGGGGCGGGCTTACCTGCAGGGAGGAGAACTCGACGCGGCCGAAGCCACCTTCGACCGCCTGTTTGCCATTGACCAGAGCCGTTTCGAGCACCGGCTGGAAGTGGCTGAAGCCTGTGTCCAACGCGAGGCCTTCGACCGCGCCGTTCACATCATCCGCAGCCTGCTCAACCTGATTCTTGACCGCGGACAGAAAAAACGTGCAACGGCCATTTTGCGCAGTATCCTTGAACGCCAGCCAAATCACATTCCGACTATCGAGTGCCTGGCCCAGGTGTATGAGCAGTCCGGCGAGAAGCGGAAGCTGGCCAGCACCCTTGACCTGCTTTCCCAGGCCTATCTCGATGCCGGACGTGAGGCCGATGCCATCCGCACTCTTGAACAGGCCATCCGGCATCAACCCAGCCGCAAGGCGCGGCAGCGGCTCGAAGCCCTGACCGGTCACAAGGCGGATGACCCGGCCGCCGCAGCGGCGATGAGTTTCCCGGAAGGGTTTGAGTCACCCTCGGCTGCCGGTTACTACGACCGCCTGACGGCCGGGGCAACCTCACCGGCCGGAACAACGCCGTCGGTGGAACGCACCGAGACGACATCGGGCGAATACAGCATCGCCCTGCTCGACAGCCTCCTGGTGCAGAACCCGGAACTGATGCAGGCGCGGTTGACACTGGTTGAACGGATGGTGGCCGCCCAGCCGGATGTTCTGGAAACGCGCCTCCAGCTCAAGGACCTGTACGTGGAGTCCGGGCGGAAAACCGATGCCGCGCGCGAAGCCATGGTGCTGGCGCAGATGTATCAGGCGCGGGGTGATGCGGACAAAGCTGCCGAACTGCAGGCGGAAGCAATCTCGCTCGATCCCAATGCCGCCCTTCTGCCGGCCACACCACAGCCGCTTCCGGTGGCAGCCCCTCTGCCACCGGCGATACCGCTGTCGTTTGAAGTGCCAGGCGGGCTGGCGAATCTCCTGACAGGCAGCCGGGCCGCCGAGCCGTCGGGTGCCGGACGGCTGAGCGATCTCCTGACACTGGCGCAATTTCAGAAACTGCACGGACGCGAGTGGAACCGCGCGGCACGCCAGGGTTATCCGCTCACGCTGTGTCTGGCACAGCTCGACTTCTTTGCGTCCTATCCGGCCGCTTTTCGCCAGCCATGTCTGGAAGTCGTCGCCGGGCTTTTCGATGCCCAACTCGCACCGGCAGGCGGCATGGCGGCCTATGACCCTGGTGAAGGCTTTTTGGTACTTATCCCCGATGCGGATGCTGAGCAGGGACGGGAGCGGGCCGAACATCTGTGTGCAGCCATCCAGCAAAAAGGGATTCCGCACGCTTCCTCGCCCCACCGGGTTCTAACGCTGAGTGTGGCGGTCACAAGCGACCTGCCGCTCTTTGAGGGCATGCCGTTTGATAAATTCGTGTCCGTTCTGCGTGACGCCCTGGCCCAGGTGACCACCCGTGGTGGGAATCTCGTCACGGTGGTTCCGGCGGCGTACCGTCGTCCATAG
- a CDS encoding DUF1987 domain-containing protein: MENLYIEKAKATPRIAFDAATGVLDMEGDSYPENAMHFYQPVLDWLSLYLIESSTPITFNFRLDYFNTSSSKCIITILEMVEHAVRAGRTVTLNWHYYEDDDDMKEHGEEFAEDFSIPFKFVAIPS, translated from the coding sequence ATGGAAAACCTGTACATCGAGAAAGCCAAAGCGACACCGCGCATCGCCTTTGACGCCGCCACAGGCGTTCTCGATATGGAAGGCGATTCGTACCCAGAAAATGCGATGCACTTCTACCAACCGGTTTTGGACTGGCTGTCGCTCTACCTGATCGAGTCTTCCACGCCCATTACATTCAACTTTCGTCTGGACTATTTCAACACCAGCTCATCGAAGTGCATCATCACCATTCTGGAGATGGTTGAACATGCCGTCCGAGCCGGGCGGACTGTCACCCTGAACTGGCACTACTATGAAGACGATGACGACATGAAAGAGCACGGCGAAGAGTTTGCCGAAGACTTCTCGATTCCCTTCAAATTCGTAGCGATCCCGTCCTGA
- a CDS encoding serine/threonine-protein kinase, producing MAEPKPKTAAEEVFATEFAVLATAERIAAEGLPNGAEWQREFSELARKYRALLKQAVKMTGIGDATQSRLLRIQHELEAKNRELLEKNQALIRAQEALLQSQARAQTIFSAYTEALPGTVLDGRYRLERKIGAGGYGAVYEATHLALNTTVAVKILQPRGGSVTPEELDRFKREGISACRVQHPNAVNVIDFGISSNGFAYLVMELLHGVTLGQELKRLGRLSPQRCLDIILPVASVLAEAHAMHIVHRDIKPDNIFLHRPPTGEVVKLLDFGLAKLMAAEDGSHPEATRGLIVGTPKYMPPERLSFLPYDGRADIYSLGIVTYEILAGRPPFTAQNGNVAALMTAHLQSVPPPLASFAPDVPPILEAVTMRMLHKVPSSRPTAQEVVRLLRPLSHH from the coding sequence ATGGCTGAACCAAAACCCAAAACGGCTGCTGAAGAAGTCTTTGCTACGGAATTCGCTGTTCTGGCCACGGCCGAGCGAATTGCAGCCGAAGGGCTGCCCAACGGAGCGGAGTGGCAACGGGAGTTTTCGGAACTGGCCAGGAAGTACCGCGCCCTGCTCAAGCAGGCGGTCAAAATGACCGGCATCGGGGATGCCACCCAGAGCCGCCTGCTGCGCATTCAGCACGAACTGGAAGCCAAAAACCGGGAACTGCTCGAAAAAAACCAGGCCCTTATCCGCGCCCAGGAAGCGCTCCTGCAATCCCAGGCGCGTGCCCAGACGATTTTTTCAGCCTACACGGAAGCCCTGCCGGGCACGGTGCTTGACGGGCGCTACCGCCTCGAACGCAAAATTGGCGCTGGCGGTTATGGTGCGGTGTATGAGGCCACGCACCTCGCGCTGAACACGACCGTCGCCGTCAAAATCCTCCAGCCCCGGGGCGGCAGCGTCACGCCGGAAGAACTCGACCGGTTCAAGCGCGAGGGCATTTCAGCCTGTCGTGTCCAGCACCCCAATGCCGTCAACGTCATTGACTTCGGCATTTCCTCAAATGGTTTTGCCTACCTGGTGATGGAACTCCTGCACGGCGTGACGCTGGGACAGGAACTCAAGCGGCTGGGGCGGCTCTCCCCCCAGCGGTGTCTGGACATCATCCTTCCGGTGGCGTCGGTTCTGGCCGAAGCCCACGCCATGCACATCGTTCACCGCGACATCAAACCGGACAACATCTTCCTGCACCGCCCGCCGACCGGCGAAGTCGTCAAACTGCTCGACTTCGGTCTGGCCAAACTCATGGCCGCCGAAGATGGCTCCCACCCGGAAGCGACCCGTGGCCTTATCGTCGGGACACCCAAGTACATGCCGCCGGAGCGCCTGAGTTTTCTCCCCTACGATGGACGGGCCGACATCTACAGTCTGGGGATTGTCACCTACGAAATCCTGGCCGGGCGCCCGCCCTTTACGGCGCAGAATGGCAATGTGGCGGCATTGATGACGGCGCACCTGCAGAGTGTGCCGCCACCGCTGGCCAGTTTTGCGCCCGATGTGCCGCCCATCCTCGAAGCCGTCACCATGCGCATGTTGCACAAAGTCCCGTCGTCACGCCCGACCGCACAGGAAGTCGTGCGGCTTCTCAGACCCCTCAGTCACCACTGA
- the kynU gene encoding kynureninase — MFLNFRPDETFARELDRADELADFRTHFHFPVNPATGKPQLYFCGHSLGLQPVATRQAVLTELDRWASLGVAGHFTPPHPWADYDADLRPLVAELVGAQPDEVALANGLTVNLHLLLASFYRPTRERFKILMEARAFPSDRYAALSQAAFHGFDPREAVVEMRPRPGEDLLRTEDMLEQLEREGDQVALVLLGAVNYATGQFFELAPLVAQARAKGCVVCIDAAHAIGNVPLALHDWDVDCAVWCHYKYVNAGPGAVGGYFVHARHAQRFDLPRFVGWWGHRAETRFLMPDTYELAAGAAGWQLSNLPILSLAALRPSLDLFHRARMARLRAKAVRLTAYALALLDGLPLQLITPRDPSARGGKLSWRVPEARSLAAWFQEQGVVVDVREPDILRVAVAPLYTSFHDVWQLAQVWRNRLATT, encoded by the coding sequence ATGTTTCTCAATTTTCGTCCCGATGAAACCTTTGCGCGGGAACTCGACCGCGCCGATGAACTCGCCGACTTTCGCACGCACTTTCACTTCCCGGTCAATCCGGCAACGGGCAAGCCGCAGCTTTACTTCTGCGGTCACTCGCTGGGGCTGCAACCGGTAGCCACGCGGCAGGCCGTCCTGACGGAACTTGACCGGTGGGCATCGCTGGGCGTCGCCGGACATTTCACGCCGCCGCATCCGTGGGCCGACTACGACGCCGATCTCCGTCCGTTGGTGGCGGAACTGGTTGGGGCGCAGCCCGATGAAGTTGCGCTGGCCAATGGTCTGACGGTCAACCTGCATCTGCTGCTGGCCTCGTTTTACCGCCCGACGCGGGAACGCTTCAAAATCCTGATGGAAGCGCGCGCCTTTCCGTCCGACCGGTATGCGGCGCTCAGCCAGGCGGCTTTTCACGGCTTTGACCCGCGTGAAGCCGTAGTGGAAATGCGTCCCCGTCCGGGCGAAGACCTGTTGCGCACTGAAGACATGCTGGAGCAGTTGGAGCGCGAAGGTGACCAGGTGGCGCTCGTCCTGCTGGGGGCGGTCAACTATGCCACGGGACAGTTTTTCGAGCTGGCGCCACTGGTTGCCCAGGCGCGGGCCAAGGGCTGTGTCGTGTGCATAGATGCCGCGCATGCCATTGGCAACGTTCCCCTGGCGCTGCACGACTGGGACGTGGATTGTGCCGTGTGGTGCCACTACAAATACGTCAACGCCGGCCCCGGCGCCGTCGGGGGCTATTTCGTTCATGCGCGCCATGCCCAACGTTTTGACCTGCCGCGTTTTGTCGGCTGGTGGGGACACCGCGCCGAGACCCGCTTCCTGATGCCTGACACCTACGAACTGGCCGCCGGTGCAGCCGGCTGGCAACTCAGCAACCTGCCGATTCTGTCGCTGGCGGCCCTGCGCCCTTCCCTTGACCTGTTTCACCGCGCCCGGATGGCACGGTTGCGGGCGAAAGCCGTCCGGCTGACGGCCTATGCGCTGGCGCTGCTGGACGGGCTTCCCCTTCAGCTCATCACCCCACGCGATCCGTCCGCCCGTGGCGGAAAGCTCTCGTGGCGTGTGCCGGAAGCGCGTTCCCTGGCTGCCTGGTTTCAGGAACAAGGCGTTGTCGTGGACGTCCGCGAACCGGACATCCTGCGGGTGGCCGTTGCGCCGCTGTACACGAGTTTTCACGATGTATGGCAACTTGCCCAGGTCTGGCGCAACCGCCTTGCCACAACCTGA
- the rocF gene encoding arginase, with protein sequence MEKPLSPAPRKVTIVGVPMDLGADRRGVDMGPSVVRIAGLSAKLTELGYTVEDLGNIPVALAEMRRATPADARHKYLAEVAKSNAILSDCVEGILDRGAVPVVLGGDHSIAIGSVAGVAGYYRRRGQRIGIIWIDAHADINTPESSPSGNIHGMPLAVLLGYGPEVLTHIGGFAPKIHPEDCVIIGVRQIDEGERQLARQLGLRIYTMRDLDERGMSAIMDEAIAWVTRHTVGFHATFDMDFVDPYYAPGVGTPVPGGGTYRESHLAMEKIHDSGKMLSVEMVEINAVLDAHNRTGELGAELLLSALGKKIL encoded by the coding sequence ATGGAAAAACCCCTTTCTCCTGCTCCCCGCAAAGTGACCATTGTCGGCGTGCCCATGGATTTGGGCGCCGACCGGCGTGGCGTGGACATGGGGCCGTCCGTCGTACGCATTGCCGGCCTCAGCGCCAAACTCACCGAACTGGGCTACACCGTGGAAGACCTTGGCAACATCCCGGTGGCACTAGCCGAAATGCGCCGCGCCACGCCGGCCGACGCCAGACACAAGTATCTTGCTGAAGTGGCCAAGTCGAATGCCATTCTGTCCGATTGCGTCGAAGGGATTCTGGACCGCGGCGCCGTGCCGGTTGTCCTGGGCGGCGACCATTCGATTGCCATCGGAAGCGTCGCCGGGGTGGCCGGTTACTACCGCCGCCGGGGCCAACGCATCGGCATCATCTGGATTGACGCCCATGCCGACATCAACACGCCGGAGTCATCCCCGTCCGGCAATATCCACGGCATGCCGCTGGCTGTTCTGCTGGGCTATGGCCCTGAAGTTTTGACGCACATTGGCGGATTTGCCCCGAAGATACACCCTGAAGACTGCGTCATCATCGGTGTGCGTCAGATTGACGAAGGCGAGCGTCAACTGGCGCGTCAATTAGGGCTGCGCATCTACACAATGCGCGATCTCGACGAACGTGGCATGAGCGCCATCATGGATGAAGCCATCGCCTGGGTTACACGCCACACGGTTGGTTTTCACGCGACATTCGACATGGACTTCGTTGACCCTTATTATGCGCCTGGCGTCGGCACGCCTGTTCCCGGCGGGGGCACCTATCGTGAAAGTCACCTGGCAATGGAGAAAATTCACGATTCAGGCAAAATGCTCTCGGTCGAAATGGTCGAAATCAATGCCGTTCTCGATGCGCATAATCGGACCGGCGAACTGGGCGCGGAACTCCTGCTCTCTGCGCTTGGCAAAAAAATCCTGTAA
- a CDS encoding branched-chain amino acid transaminase, with protein sequence MALETSEKIWHNGKLLPWEDARIHVMSHVVHYGSSVFEGIRCYQTPRGPRLVRLREHVRRLFDSCHIYRMTIPFTMEQIFTACIEIVRVNKLQHCYVRPIVFRGYGAFGVNPFPAPVETFIICFPWGRYLGSDALEAGVDVCTSSWARMSPNTLPTTAKAGANYMNSQLIKMEAIVNGYAEGIALDAAGYVSEGSGENVFMVRDGTVITPPIGRAVLPGITRDAVMRLCEDLGIPVVERSILREELYIADEVFLTGTACEITPVRTLDKIKIGEGKRGPITKQLQDAYFGIIHGEREDRHEWLTAV encoded by the coding sequence ATGGCACTCGAAACGTCTGAAAAAATCTGGCACAACGGCAAACTGCTCCCGTGGGAGGACGCGCGCATTCATGTCATGTCGCACGTTGTCCATTATGGCTCCTCGGTGTTCGAGGGCATCCGCTGCTATCAAACCCCGCGTGGTCCACGGCTCGTCCGCCTGCGTGAGCATGTGCGCCGTCTGTTCGACTCCTGCCACATCTATCGCATGACGATTCCCTTCACGATGGAGCAAATCTTCACGGCCTGTATCGAAATCGTACGGGTCAACAAGCTCCAGCACTGCTACGTGCGTCCCATTGTGTTTCGTGGCTATGGGGCCTTTGGCGTCAACCCGTTCCCGGCCCCGGTGGAAACCTTCATCATCTGTTTTCCCTGGGGACGCTACCTTGGCAGTGACGCACTTGAAGCCGGGGTGGATGTATGTACTTCTTCCTGGGCGCGCATGTCCCCCAATACACTTCCCACCACGGCCAAAGCCGGCGCCAACTACATGAACTCCCAACTCATCAAGATGGAAGCCATTGTCAACGGCTATGCCGAAGGGATTGCCCTTGACGCTGCCGGTTATGTCAGCGAGGGAAGCGGGGAAAACGTCTTCATGGTGCGGGATGGGACCGTCATTACCCCTCCGATTGGACGCGCTGTGCTGCCTGGCATCACCCGCGATGCCGTAATGCGTCTCTGTGAAGACTTGGGCATTCCGGTCGTGGAGCGCAGCATTCTCCGCGAAGAACTCTACATTGCCGACGAGGTGTTTCTCACCGGCACCGCCTGCGAAATCACTCCGGTGCGCACGCTCGACAAGATCAAAATTGGCGAAGGCAAACGCGGCCCCATCACCAAACAACTCCAGGATGCCTATTTCGGCATCATTCACGGCGAACGTGAAGACCGCCATGAATGGCTCACCGCCGTCTGA
- a CDS encoding glycosyltransferase family 39 protein yields the protein MRDWSGWLFWCGVLPLALVLRGWHIGQQNLWLDELYSLDVARRSLTGIARCAAADVHPPLFYILLKIWMNLFGDSAAAVRSLSVVASLSALVSVFRLIAPRYSGSVALATTLLMAVSAHQIFFAQEARMYPLVMALVLVALRGYAMWRESGVERGLAVYLWAALAAMYCHYFAVLAVLAVNAHFVLTAFGPTRAATRRQTRRWFIAQGVMALLYAPWVEVIVAQMQRGQTWRKPLTLADAGWQVVGYFQETTLGYAVYLDHIRDWFARLIVEHVNLPGSFFWQPLTFNIVFILFLTALMGIGLWHNLKLARADIRAALPVLFLALPLLLASGLSLRKGSMEMARYLIFTTPAFWFFTAVGLYQIRAAGWRLALIGLCVGTLFWQGTRIHYGTTARDSDLRPALEFIRRESRPGERVVIDPDAMDVCLAYYAPRYGLEGMTYPAQMTPTGEPVGHNQLERLMREEGVRRAWVILDYRSEKFDAPAVPGFHVVRQVDFPGAYPKVRVIEVLR from the coding sequence GTGCGGGACTGGTCTGGCTGGCTGTTCTGGTGTGGAGTGCTGCCGCTGGCGCTCGTGCTGCGCGGCTGGCACATCGGGCAGCAGAACCTCTGGCTCGATGAGCTGTATTCCCTTGATGTCGCCCGGCGGTCGCTGACCGGGATTGCCCGGTGTGCCGCCGCGGATGTGCATCCGCCGCTGTTTTACATCCTGCTGAAAATCTGGATGAACCTCTTTGGCGACAGCGCCGCGGCCGTCCGGTCACTTTCCGTTGTCGCCAGCCTGTCCGCGCTGGTGTCTGTTTTCCGCCTGATCGCACCCCGTTACAGCGGTTCGGTGGCTCTGGCCACCACGCTGCTGATGGCGGTTTCCGCGCACCAGATATTCTTTGCCCAGGAAGCCCGGATGTACCCGCTGGTCATGGCGCTGGTGCTGGTGGCACTGCGCGGGTACGCCATGTGGCGTGAAAGCGGTGTGGAGCGCGGGCTGGCGGTGTACCTGTGGGCGGCGCTGGCGGCGATGTACTGCCACTACTTTGCCGTGCTGGCTGTCCTTGCGGTCAACGCGCACTTCGTGCTGACGGCCTTTGGCCCGACGCGCGCGGCCACCCGCCGTCAGACGCGGCGCTGGTTTATCGCCCAAGGCGTCATGGCGCTGCTGTATGCCCCGTGGGTTGAAGTCATCGTAGCGCAGATGCAGCGCGGTCAAACCTGGCGCAAACCGCTCACGCTGGCTGACGCCGGCTGGCAGGTTGTGGGCTACTTCCAGGAAACCACGTTGGGCTATGCCGTCTATCTCGATCACATCCGGGACTGGTTTGCGCGGCTCATCGTGGAACACGTGAACCTGCCGGGAAGCTTTTTCTGGCAACCGCTGACGTTCAACATTGTCTTCATCCTGTTTCTGACAGCTCTGATGGGCATCGGGTTGTGGCACAACCTGAAGCTGGCGCGCGCGGACATACGGGCGGCCCTGCCGGTGCTGTTTCTGGCTCTGCCCCTGCTGCTTGCCAGTGGGTTGTCGCTGCGGAAGGGCAGCATGGAGATGGCCCGCTACCTGATTTTCACGACGCCCGCTTTCTGGTTTTTCACGGCCGTCGGGCTGTATCAGATACGCGCTGCCGGGTGGCGTCTGGCATTGATTGGCCTGTGTGTCGGGACGCTGTTCTGGCAGGGTACGCGGATTCACTACGGCACGACAGCGCGGGACAGCGATCTGCGTCCGGCGCTGGAGTTCATCCGCCGCGAGTCCCGGCCCGGAGAGCGGGTGGTCATTGATCCCGACGCCATGGATGTCTGCCTGGCTTACTACGCGCCGCGTTATGGACTGGAAGGAATGACCTACCCGGCGCAGATGACGCCAACCGGCGAACCTGTGGGGCACAATCAGCTTGAACGCCTGATGCGGGAAGAAGGGGTACGGCGCGCGTGGGTCATTCTCGATTATCGTTCAGAGAAGTTTGATGCGCCGGCCGTGCCGGGCTTTCACGTTGTGCGCCAAGTGGATTTCCCAGGCGCCTATCCGAAGGTGCGCGTCATTGAAGTGCTGCGCTGA
- the prmC gene encoding peptide chain release factor N(5)-glutamine methyltransferase: protein MSTTFGELVKEGARLLAAGGVDEPYRTAGRLVRELLNVDAVTLAAHPEHTVSDTDAELVRRAFHRRADGEPLQYITGRQNFYGRDFQVTRDVLIPRPETELLVEVSLEHIRTRPQPDWRLLDLGTGSGCLAVTLAAEIPTAQVVAVDISPAALAVAAANAQRHGVAERVRLVESHWLDAVPTTPPFDLVVSNPPYVAETDWPALQREVRDHEPYVALVGGEQGTEVYAHLLAALPPYLVAGGKFACEVGFEQAARVCAVGEAAGWRVERVIHDLQGIARTVVFTFPQVFSDNHRTWLGQGNEG, encoded by the coding sequence ATGTCAACGACATTTGGTGAACTCGTCAAGGAAGGCGCTCGCCTCCTGGCGGCCGGTGGGGTGGATGAGCCTTACCGCACAGCCGGCCGCCTGGTGCGGGAGTTGCTGAACGTGGATGCCGTCACACTTGCGGCCCACCCAGAGCATACGGTTTCCGACACAGACGCCGAGCTGGTACGCCGGGCCTTCCACCGTCGGGCCGACGGCGAGCCGCTTCAGTACATCACAGGCCGGCAGAACTTCTACGGACGCGATTTTCAGGTAACGCGCGACGTGCTCATCCCACGCCCGGAAACCGAACTGCTCGTGGAAGTGAGCCTGGAGCACATCCGCACCCGTCCTCAGCCGGACTGGCGGCTGCTGGATTTGGGGACTGGTTCGGGCTGTCTGGCCGTGACCTTGGCGGCGGAAATCCCGACGGCGCAGGTCGTGGCCGTGGATATTTCGCCGGCGGCACTGGCCGTGGCTGCCGCCAATGCCCAGCGCCATGGTGTTGCGGAGCGCGTCCGGTTGGTCGAGAGCCACTGGCTGGACGCTGTGCCCACCACGCCGCCGTTTGATCTCGTGGTGTCGAATCCGCCCTACGTGGCGGAAACGGACTGGCCGGCGCTCCAGCGGGAAGTCCGTGACCACGAGCCGTACGTGGCCCTGGTTGGCGGAGAGCAGGGAACCGAAGTCTATGCCCACCTTCTGGCCGCCCTGCCGCCCTATCTGGTGGCCGGCGGGAAGTTTGCCTGTGAGGTTGGGTTTGAGCAGGCGGCACGGGTTTGTGCCGTGGGCGAAGCTGCCGGCTGGCGGGTGGAGCGCGTCATCCACGACCTGCAAGGTATCGCGCGCACCGTGGTCTTTACGTTTCCACAGGTTTTCAGCGACAATCACCGGACTTGGCTCGGCCAGGGAAATGAAGGCTGA
- a CDS encoding S24/S26 family peptidase, which translates to MRTTGKTKTSPIREHTLESPDILRTARAELMRDGVYRFRVNGSTMRPTISDGDWLTVEQVPTTQLGVGDIVLLCTSSQTAVVHRILRFEQRHATTYVVTRGDAAEGLDVSVPVSNVVGRVLRIESNGVRHDLTTFWRRLRTRLAGWLHRWRFRKVKSV; encoded by the coding sequence ATGCGGACGACCGGTAAAACCAAAACGTCTCCCATTCGGGAACACACCCTGGAATCGCCCGATATTTTACGGACGGCGCGGGCGGAACTGATGCGCGATGGCGTCTATCGCTTCCGGGTCAACGGCAGCACCATGCGCCCCACCATCTCTGATGGTGACTGGCTGACCGTTGAGCAGGTGCCAACCACTCAGCTCGGTGTTGGAGACATTGTTCTGCTTTGCACAAGCAGCCAAACAGCCGTCGTGCATCGCATTCTGCGTTTCGAGCAACGCCATGCTACGACCTATGTCGTGACCCGTGGGGACGCAGCCGAAGGTCTCGATGTCTCCGTTCCGGTTTCCAACGTCGTTGGGCGCGTCCTGCGCATCGAAAGTAACGGCGTCCGGCATGATCTGACCACGTTCTGGCGTCGTCTGCGGACACGCCTCGCCGGATGGCTTCACCGCTGGCGCTTCCGCAAGGTCAAATCCGTCTAG